From Fusarium oxysporum f. sp. lycopersici 4287 chromosome 10, whole genome shotgun sequence:
AGCTGTTTCGTCCACCTGTGATATTCCTACCTACCCTGGAGCTACCTAGACACGTGATATATCGGTCACGATCTCGACCACGATCTCACCTGTTAGCAGGTGAGGCTCTTACCTTGGTCAGCTGGATACCGAAGGGTCCTTATCTCCCAGTATGGAGTAATAATTCAAGCGGGGGTCAGGATGGATCACGTGCGCTTGTCACTGACCATTGCATTGAAGATAAGAGATAAGCAACCAAGATCTGGGCACCGACAGTACCCAAGACGGAGGTGGTGACATAAATATATTGATCAGTACCTCCTTCCACTATTACCATTTATTTCTGTCAACCTCATTTCGTGTGCGGATTAATTTGTGACCCAACAGAAGAGGGCATTGCCCCACCAAGCATTGCGGGGTGATTCGCTTTGGCCGTCTTCGGAGCTGCATCCAAAAAACTTCGACAGCTGGACACTCGCGCGATAACAACATTTTATCGAGATATATCTATCAGTCACTGCCAACATTAACGTCTTGTGTTGTCCAAGAAACTTCGAACGaaattcatcatggctcccGAACGTGTTTGCCTGTAAGTCATTTGCCACTCAATTGGTTCGAGCAAGATAACTGACCCTTGTCCAGTGCCTACTCTGGCGGTAAGTTGAGAGCTCCAGAAgcaatatcatcaacatcaacatcagatATTCTGACCAATTGACAGGCCTGGATACTTCCACTATTCTTAAGTACTGCGCCCCCCATGTTTTGCTTTCTGACGGATTGCGGCGAGAAGACTACGACGTTGTCAAGTCTTCGAGCTCGATGTGGAGACGACAATCATCGTAGATGTGGGATTGTTTAACAAGAGTTGACCAATGACTCTTAGGTGGCTCGTCCTTCAAGGCTATGAGGTCGTGTGTTTCCTTGGCGACTGCGGCCAGGAGGAAGACTTCGATGccgtcaaggccaaggcgcTGAAGCTCGGTGCTGAGAAGATGATCATCGAGAACGTCCAGCAGGAGCTGATTGACGACTTGGTGTGGCCCGCCATCCAGTGTAAGTCTTTACAGGCTGTTCATGGTACTGTAGCGGGCTTACTAACAGAATCCGCCAGGCAACGCTATCTATGAAGGACAATGTAAGATGGTTCACCTCGGACGCTCTTCGATGACATCACTAATGCCCTGAAGACCTTCTCGGCACAAGTCTAGCCCGGCCGGTATTGGCCAGGGCAATGGTGCAAGTTGCGAAGGATAACAACTGCACGATCCTCAGCCATGGATGTAAGTTGTCGTGGTTTTACTGGTCTCATTACTGTTCGATCCAGTCACTAACACGTAACTCTAACCCTAGGTACCGGTAAGGGCAACGAGTAAGTCTTGATCATGATCCCGATAAATATTTTGTCGCTCTCTGTTGCTCTTGCACCGTACTAACTTTCTTCTAGCCAAGTCCGCTTCGAGCTGGCGTGGAAGGCATGTGACCCTAAGATGAAGGTTCTGGCCCCCTGGCGCATCCCTGCGTTCTTCAACCGATTCCAGTAAGCCTCCTATTGTATTCACTACTGCATATTTGAGCTAATTATTCTGCAGGGGACGTGCGGATCTTCTTAAGTTCGCCGAGGAGCAGAAAATCCCCGTCAGCTCCACTCCCAAGGCCCCATGGTCTATGGACGATAACATCATCGTATGTATGAAAGGTCCCACTGCTTCTTCGTAATACTAACTATCGATCCGATAGCACTGCTCATACGAGGCCGGTGTAAGTCCTACTACGGGAACACCTCTCTTTGCGCCCTGTTGACACTGAACCTGCTAGATTCTCGAGCAAACCGATAAGGAGCCCCCGAAGGACATGTGGAAGCGCACAGTTGGTGAGGCGACTCAGCCTACAAACTTGTAAATTTTACGCTAATGCCTCTCCGAAGATCCCCTGGACGCTCCCGATAAGCCTACTCGCTTCACCGTCCACTTTGCTGAGGGTGTTCCCGTTAAGCTTGAAGTTGAT
This genomic window contains:
- a CDS encoding argininosuccinate synthase (At least one base has a quality score < 10) — translated: MAPERVCLAYSGGLDTSTILKWLVLQGYEVVCFLGDCGQEEDFDAVKAKALKLGAEKMIIENVQQELIDDLVWPAIQCNAIYEGQYLLGTSLARPVLARAMVQVAKDNNCTILSHGCTGKGNDQVRFELAWKACDPKMKVLAPWRIPAFFNRFQGRADLLKFAEEQKIPVSSTPKAPWSMDDNIIHCSYEAGILEQTDKEPPKDMWKRTVDPLDAPDKPTRFTVHFAEGVPVKLEVDGKTVTGSLEIFKEANELGRANGIGREDIVESRFIGLKSRGCYDTPGLTILRKLHQNLEGLVMDSKVRIIRDRLSDDWAQCIYNGMYFTPEREFVQQAISFSQKQVDGKVEALAYKGNVIIVGRSSETSNLYSEEESSMDTLDMDWSVEDTTGFINVNAIRIAKYGERKIRDGEPLSKQASGRQRKIGENGMVYVVLGHHEYEKQ